The following proteins come from a genomic window of Heyndrickxia acidicola:
- a CDS encoding alpha-galactosidase, protein MAICFDAEQKTFHLQAKDTSYVIKILREGYLGHMYWGKKIKKYHESNPILFVNRGFSPNPDPNDRAFSLDTIPHEYPAYGNGDFRGPAYQIQLKNGSTITDLRYASHYLYKGKKKLDGLPSTYVESEAEADTLVIVLEDALIGLQAELSYTVYNHLDVITRTVQLRNNGNEYVKILRILSASIDFRDHEFDLLTLHGAHNNERNLSRRPLHSGVQAIESRRGASGPQQDPFFALLRKNTTEDLGEVFAFNFVYSGNFLAQIEVDSFQNSRASMGINPFDFTWLLEPGECFQAPEVVLVYSSSGLSGMSAAFHQLYRTRLCRGRHRDLLRPVLINNWEATYFNFDEKKIKKLAQESKKLGIELLVLDDGWFGKRDNDKSSLGDWVVDTHKLPNGLGPLGNYIESLGMEFGLWFEPEMVSEDSQLYSEHPDWCLHVPERPRTTSRSQLVLDLSRADVCEYIIDSISAILTSAPISYVKWDMNRHMTEIGSSLLSPDRQRETAHRYMLGLYQVLETLTARFPDILFEGCSSGGGRFDAGMLYYMPQTWASDNTDAISRLKIQYGTSLVYPPITIGAHVSAIPNKQMGRITPLDTRGYAAMSGNLGYELDVTKLTEEDRQEIKQQIALYKEIRHLIQFGSFYRILSPFERNSAAWNFISVSQDEAAVFYFRVLAMPAAPIQTLKLKGLHPDYLYQDIKTKKVYGGDELMYTGLTLPNMKEDFRSLFWIIKKVNG, encoded by the coding sequence ATGGCAATCTGCTTTGATGCTGAACAAAAAACCTTTCATTTGCAGGCCAAGGATACCAGTTATGTGATAAAGATTTTGCGAGAGGGCTATCTTGGCCATATGTACTGGGGAAAAAAAATAAAAAAGTACCATGAAAGCAATCCAATACTATTTGTGAATCGAGGATTCTCTCCAAATCCCGATCCCAATGACAGAGCCTTTTCTCTTGATACCATTCCACACGAATATCCTGCATACGGAAATGGTGATTTTAGGGGTCCTGCTTATCAAATTCAATTGAAAAATGGATCCACGATAACAGATTTACGTTATGCCTCCCACTACCTTTACAAAGGAAAGAAAAAGCTCGATGGACTGCCTTCGACCTATGTGGAGAGCGAGGCAGAAGCGGACACACTCGTAATTGTTCTGGAGGATGCACTTATTGGTTTACAGGCTGAGCTATCTTACACCGTATACAATCATCTGGATGTCATCACTAGAACGGTACAGCTGAGAAACAACGGCAATGAATACGTAAAAATCCTTAGAATTTTAAGCGCCAGTATAGACTTCAGAGATCATGAATTTGATTTACTAACCTTGCATGGCGCCCATAATAATGAGCGAAATCTGTCAAGGCGGCCATTACACTCTGGAGTCCAGGCAATCGAAAGCAGAAGAGGTGCGAGCGGTCCGCAGCAGGATCCATTTTTTGCTTTGCTGCGAAAAAATACAACCGAGGACCTGGGTGAAGTATTTGCTTTTAATTTTGTTTACAGCGGTAATTTCCTGGCCCAAATTGAAGTAGATTCCTTTCAAAATAGTCGTGCCTCTATGGGGATTAATCCTTTTGATTTCACCTGGCTGCTGGAGCCGGGAGAATGCTTTCAAGCCCCTGAAGTTGTGCTGGTGTATTCTTCTTCAGGGCTTAGCGGGATGTCTGCTGCCTTTCATCAACTCTATAGAACACGCTTATGCAGAGGAAGACACAGAGATCTCCTTCGGCCTGTTTTAATCAATAATTGGGAAGCTACCTATTTTAACTTCGATGAGAAAAAAATAAAAAAACTTGCTCAAGAAAGCAAGAAGCTTGGGATTGAATTACTTGTTCTGGATGATGGATGGTTTGGTAAACGGGATAATGATAAGAGCTCTCTGGGAGATTGGGTTGTCGACACACACAAGCTTCCGAACGGCCTCGGTCCCTTAGGGAATTATATAGAGAGTCTGGGAATGGAATTCGGCCTATGGTTTGAACCGGAAATGGTTTCTGAAGACAGCCAGCTTTACTCTGAGCATCCAGACTGGTGCCTTCATGTTCCCGAACGTCCCAGAACAACAAGCAGAAGCCAGCTGGTGCTCGATCTCTCGCGTGCAGACGTTTGTGAATATATTATTGATTCTATTTCAGCCATTCTTACTAGCGCTCCTATCAGTTATGTAAAGTGGGATATGAACCGCCACATGACCGAGATAGGCTCCTCCCTGCTTTCACCTGACAGGCAAAGGGAGACTGCTCACCGCTACATGCTGGGACTCTATCAGGTACTTGAAACCCTGACTGCAAGGTTTCCCGATATCTTATTTGAAGGATGTTCAAGCGGGGGCGGCCGCTTTGACGCTGGAATGCTTTACTATATGCCGCAAACCTGGGCAAGCGATAATACGGATGCAATCTCACGTTTAAAAATACAGTATGGAACAAGTTTGGTATACCCGCCTATTACGATCGGCGCTCATGTATCTGCCATTCCCAACAAACAGATGGGGAGAATTACTCCATTGGATACAAGGGGATATGCAGCGATGTCAGGAAACCTGGGGTATGAATTGGACGTTACAAAATTGACAGAAGAAGATCGCCAGGAAATAAAACAACAGATTGCCCTTTATAAGGAAATACGCCATCTTATACAATTTGGCTCCTTTTATCGAATTCTCAGTCCTTTTGAAAGGAATAGTGCTGCCTGGAACTTCATTTCTGTAAGCCAGGATGAAGCAGCAGTCTTTTATTTCAGGGTCTTAGCCATGCCGGCAGCACCAATTCAAACACTAAAGCTGAAAGGACTTCACCCTGATTATCTTTACCAGGATATTAAGACAAAAAAAGTATACGGGGGTGATGAATTAATGTACACCGGATTGACCCTTCCAAATATGAAAGAGGACTTCAGGAGTTTATTTTGGATAATTAAAAAAGTAAACGGCTAA
- a CDS encoding ABC transporter ATP-binding protein has protein sequence MEEKQPVLELQNVSVSYDSPAGMVHAVNDVSLKIYENTIVGLIGESGSGKSTLGNAIMRLLKNNAVLTSGTIKVMGKDVYSMHKNDLRKFRWSQMSMVFQSAMNALNPVLTVEEQILDVFLSHDKSMSKMEAKKRALELMDIVSIDPKHLKSYPHELSGGMRQRVVIAIAIALDPKLVIMDEPTTALDVVVQRSILDKIKEIQRVKKYAILFISHDFSLVSELSSKVAIMYAGRFIEVTDSKSLEQPERHHPYTQGLLKAIPQLTAEDVTIEGIAGNPPNLVDLPSGCAYHPRCPAAYDLCKKVRPEIRYVDGRAIECHLYDTVQSEV, from the coding sequence TTGGAAGAAAAGCAGCCCGTACTTGAACTTCAAAATGTTTCAGTGAGCTATGATTCACCGGCTGGTATGGTTCATGCCGTGAATGATGTCTCTCTTAAAATCTACGAAAATACCATTGTGGGTCTAATAGGTGAATCCGGTTCAGGGAAATCAACCTTGGGAAATGCCATTATGCGTCTTTTAAAAAACAATGCCGTTTTAACCTCTGGAACTATTAAGGTAATGGGAAAAGATGTGTACAGCATGCATAAAAATGACTTGCGAAAATTTCGCTGGAGCCAAATGTCAATGGTTTTTCAGAGTGCCATGAACGCTTTAAACCCTGTATTAACCGTTGAAGAACAAATCCTCGATGTTTTCCTTAGCCATGATAAAAGTATGTCAAAGATGGAGGCCAAAAAGAGAGCATTGGAACTAATGGATATTGTTAGTATTGATCCGAAGCACTTGAAAAGTTATCCACATGAATTGTCAGGCGGTATGAGGCAGAGGGTCGTAATAGCAATCGCCATTGCTCTTGATCCCAAGCTTGTTATTATGGATGAGCCGACAACGGCTTTGGACGTGGTGGTGCAGCGTTCCATTCTGGATAAGATTAAAGAAATACAGAGGGTTAAGAAGTATGCCATATTATTTATCAGCCATGACTTCAGCTTAGTTTCTGAGCTATCCTCAAAGGTTGCTATTATGTATGCCGGGCGATTTATTGAAGTGACAGATAGCAAGTCGCTCGAACAACCAGAGAGACATCATCCATATACTCAGGGGCTGCTTAAGGCAATTCCTCAGCTGACAGCAGAAGATGTAACGATTGAAGGGATTGCCGGAAATCCACCGAACTTGGTAGATCTTCCGAGCGGGTGTGCCTATCATCCGCGCTGCCCGGCTGCTTATGATTTATGTAAGAAAGTCAGGCCCGAAATCCGGTATGTTGATGGCAGAGCGATTGAATGCCATTTATATGACACAGTTCAAAGTGAGGTGTAG
- a CDS encoding ABC transporter substrate-binding protein, translated as MKNKRLASLLITVFMALTFVLAGCADKTTNSTGNTNTGTTSKNGKPLVIGLSPAGQWQENFNPFSTTAMGGTNGLIFQPLDYLDPVSGKDNPMLATKYEWTNGNKTLVATLRDNVKWSDGKLFTADDVVFTFDLLKKDPAADTSGIWKEVTSVEKQGTNQVAFNFAQPDVPFQAYILGVDIVPQHIWKDLGDPSKAKITQKLAIGTGPYLLESFSPQLYKMKVNPNFYDGEYAVKELQFPVYSGNDSEQLALTKGELDWAGIFIPGADKVYVSADKDHNKYWFPPSNNVTLYPNLNNPILKDVNVRKAISLAIDRKKLSDQAASGYDPLSSTTGLILPRDQKWLDPSIPQDKLKFDFNTNAAVKTLQDAGYKKGSDGIFVSPDGKKLSFTLQTVSGWTDWATMAQLISQELKSAGIDVKVQQPEFATYSTNIQGGKYDLAISWTNSGPDPYKQYQDMLNSHGGWNLEKWNDPATDAALKKFQGTTDEAKQKEAINYLQNVMVDKMPTIPLVNGPVWYENRTQNFTGWPTENDPYANPAPFNWPAPAIVLSKLKPNN; from the coding sequence ATGAAGAATAAAAGATTGGCATCATTATTGATTACGGTCTTTATGGCTCTCACCTTTGTTTTGGCAGGATGTGCTGATAAAACGACAAATTCCACAGGGAATACAAATACAGGAACCACCTCTAAAAATGGCAAGCCATTAGTGATCGGCTTATCACCTGCCGGTCAGTGGCAAGAAAACTTTAATCCATTTTCAACCACTGCTATGGGCGGGACAAACGGTTTAATTTTCCAGCCACTTGATTATTTAGATCCTGTTAGCGGTAAGGATAATCCAATGCTAGCAACAAAGTATGAATGGACAAATGGGAATAAAACACTAGTCGCGACTCTTCGTGACAATGTGAAGTGGTCCGATGGCAAGCTGTTTACCGCTGATGATGTGGTGTTTACATTTGATTTGCTGAAAAAAGACCCGGCTGCCGATACTTCAGGTATTTGGAAGGAAGTAACGTCGGTTGAAAAACAAGGGACTAATCAAGTTGCATTTAATTTTGCCCAGCCGGATGTGCCTTTCCAAGCCTATATCTTAGGAGTAGACATTGTACCTCAACACATTTGGAAAGATCTTGGCGACCCTTCCAAAGCAAAAATTACTCAGAAGCTTGCCATTGGGACTGGCCCATATCTACTAGAATCCTTTTCACCTCAGCTTTATAAAATGAAGGTAAACCCCAACTTCTATGACGGTGAGTATGCCGTTAAGGAACTTCAATTCCCAGTATACAGTGGAAACGATAGTGAGCAATTGGCTTTAACTAAGGGGGAGCTTGACTGGGCAGGTATTTTTATTCCTGGTGCAGATAAAGTGTATGTCTCTGCAGATAAAGACCATAACAAATATTGGTTTCCTCCAAGCAATAACGTTACTCTTTATCCAAATTTGAACAATCCTATTTTAAAAGACGTCAATGTACGTAAGGCTATAAGCTTAGCGATTGATCGCAAGAAGCTTTCAGACCAGGCTGCATCTGGTTATGATCCGCTTTCCAGTACAACGGGCTTAATTTTGCCAAGAGATCAAAAATGGCTTGATCCAAGTATTCCGCAAGACAAACTGAAATTTGACTTTAACACAAATGCTGCAGTGAAAACCTTGCAGGATGCTGGTTATAAGAAGGGCAGTGACGGCATCTTTGTTTCACCTGACGGCAAAAAGCTTTCCTTTACCCTCCAAACGGTTTCCGGCTGGACGGACTGGGCTACAATGGCACAGCTGATTTCTCAGGAATTAAAGAGTGCAGGCATTGATGTTAAAGTTCAGCAGCCTGAGTTTGCAACATACTCAACAAATATTCAAGGCGGTAAATATGACTTGGCTATTTCATGGACCAATTCAGGTCCGGATCCGTATAAGCAATACCAGGATATGCTAAACAGCCATGGCGGCTGGAACTTGGAAAAGTGGAATGATCCTGCAACAGATGCTGCATTAAAGAAATTCCAGGGAACTACTGATGAAGCGAAACAGAAAGAGGCAATTAACTATCTTCAAAATGTGATGGTTGATAAAATGCCAACTATTCCATTAGTGAACGGGCCGGTTTGGTATGAAAACAGAACACAGAATTTCACAGGCTGGCCAACTGAAAATGACCCGTATGCGAATCCGGCTCCATTTAACTGGCCTGCTCCGGCAATTGTATTGTCAAAATTAAAGCCGAATAACTAA
- a CDS encoding ABC transporter permease produces the protein MKAEVTPATSQLNIKTSKTNYFKWVSMPFKLFFSNGKSATGFIIFLIFLIMAIFAPVIAPYSPSAAVFDPNLPPAAGHWFGTTNTGQDIYSQFIYGARTTMIVGLGAGILSTIIGLIFGVVAGYKGGLTDAILSFFTNLFLVLPGLALLIVIGAYLKSSTPFINGLIIALTGWAWGARVFRSQTMTLAGRDFISAAKMSGKSSLGIMITEICPNMMSIIAGNIMFATLGAILAEAGLAYLGFEDINSTSWGTMLYWASSNAALLRGAWWWFVPPGIGIAMVGLSLVLMNFAIDQITNPRLKSQKRRKNLGRKAART, from the coding sequence ATGAAGGCAGAGGTCACACCAGCAACTTCACAATTGAATATTAAAACTTCAAAAACAAACTATTTTAAGTGGGTGTCAATGCCATTTAAGCTGTTTTTCAGTAATGGAAAATCGGCAACTGGATTTATTATTTTTTTAATCTTTTTAATTATGGCTATTTTCGCTCCGGTCATTGCACCTTATTCGCCTAGTGCGGCCGTCTTCGATCCTAACTTGCCGCCTGCTGCCGGCCACTGGTTTGGAACAACGAACACAGGCCAGGATATTTATTCACAATTTATATATGGTGCGCGAACCACCATGATAGTCGGTCTTGGTGCCGGAATTCTATCTACAATTATTGGTTTAATCTTCGGTGTCGTCGCGGGGTACAAAGGTGGCTTGACAGATGCGATTCTCAGCTTTTTTACCAATCTATTTTTGGTACTGCCAGGTCTAGCTTTACTTATTGTGATTGGAGCCTATTTAAAGTCTTCCACTCCTTTCATAAATGGTTTAATCATCGCTTTAACAGGATGGGCATGGGGTGCTCGTGTTTTTCGTTCCCAAACCATGACGCTTGCAGGCAGAGATTTTATATCGGCTGCAAAAATGTCCGGAAAATCATCTCTTGGAATTATGATTACAGAAATCTGTCCGAATATGATGTCTATTATTGCAGGTAATATCATGTTTGCGACATTAGGAGCTATTTTGGCTGAGGCCGGCTTAGCTTATTTAGGGTTTGAAGATATCAATTCTACAAGCTGGGGGACAATGCTGTACTGGGCAAGCTCTAATGCTGCTTTGCTAAGAGGCGCATGGTGGTGGTTTGTTCCTCCAGGTATTGGAATTGCAATGGTTGGACTCAGTCTGGTACTTATGAATTTTGCTATTGATCAAATAACTAATCCTCGCTTGAAGTCACAAAAAAGGAGGAAGAACCTTGGAAGAAAAGCAGCCCGTACTTGA
- a CDS encoding ABC transporter ATP-binding protein — protein sequence MDQSSALVEVKDLVIKYPVRGERKKKFITPVDKVNLEIKKGEVLALVGESGSGKTTIGRALVRLLKPTDGTITVLGKKVNEIKGKELKEYRRVAQMIFQDPFGSLNPVKTIESHVMFPLRRHQGYKGKALDQKVTELLLQVGLTPVNEIRKKHPHELSGGQRQRLAIARALAVNPQFIVADEPTSMLDVSIRAGILQLMNDLKRELGLSYLYITHDLASARYFGDRIMVLYGGKVMEIADSKELIKNPLNPYTRLLLAATPGSDSQIDLTNMSNDPPDLSIGRKGCPFVHRCPLATDVCRERMPALEQPTKNHFAACHHLDKKEQWG from the coding sequence TTGGATCAGTCATCTGCATTAGTAGAGGTTAAGGATCTCGTTATAAAATATCCAGTCCGCGGCGAGCGTAAAAAGAAATTTATTACACCTGTTGACAAGGTGAACCTTGAAATTAAAAAAGGCGAGGTACTGGCTTTAGTTGGAGAGTCCGGCAGCGGCAAAACTACCATAGGACGGGCATTGGTCAGATTATTGAAGCCCACAGATGGAACCATTACGGTTCTTGGGAAAAAGGTAAATGAAATAAAGGGCAAGGAGCTTAAAGAATATAGGCGAGTTGCACAAATGATATTTCAAGATCCTTTCGGGTCATTGAATCCTGTTAAAACCATCGAAAGCCATGTAATGTTCCCATTAAGGAGGCATCAGGGATATAAAGGGAAGGCATTAGACCAAAAAGTGACCGAATTGCTCCTTCAGGTTGGTTTAACACCCGTGAATGAAATTCGAAAAAAACACCCTCATGAATTATCAGGCGGGCAGCGGCAGCGTCTTGCCATTGCCCGAGCTTTGGCGGTGAATCCACAATTCATTGTAGCAGATGAGCCAACCTCCATGCTGGATGTTTCCATACGGGCAGGAATTTTACAGTTGATGAATGATTTAAAAAGAGAGCTGGGCTTGTCTTATTTATATATAACGCATGATTTAGCATCTGCACGCTATTTTGGGGACCGAATTATGGTTTTATATGGCGGAAAGGTTATGGAAATTGCGGATTCCAAAGAATTAATTAAAAACCCTTTAAACCCCTATACCCGATTGTTGCTGGCAGCGACACCAGGAAGTGATTCCCAAATAGACCTGACGAATATGAGTAATGACCCTCCAGATTTATCTATTGGCAGAAAGGGTTGTCCATTTGTTCATCGCTGTCCATTAGCCACTGATGTCTGCAGAGAGAGGATGCCGGCACTGGAGCAGCCTACAAAAAACCACTTTGCAGCCTGCCACCACTTGGATAAAAAGGAACAATGGGGTTAA
- a CDS encoding ABC transporter permease, protein MRYVINRFGFFVLSLWAAITINFILPRMMPGDPADAMFAKFQGQLTPAALNAMKKAYGIGQSSLWQQYLDYLHGLLTFHWGLSFMQYPTPVSDMIRGSMPWTIGLVGISTLLSVLIGTTLGVYISWKRKGFLDNTLPVVSMIFQAMPYFWVALIFVFIFGFKLNWFPMAHGYDPSLSPGFNGTFLISILNHAFLPGITLLLGSLSGWIVGMRNNMMYTLGEDYVTFAEAKGVSTQRLMFKYAARNAILPQLTSFAIAIGNVVSGSILTEQVFSYPGIGNQLTSAVQSQDFPMIQASFLLIAVAVLVANLIVDLLYSRLDPRIRTGRGVEG, encoded by the coding sequence ATGCGTTACGTTATCAATCGCTTCGGTTTTTTTGTTCTATCGTTATGGGCTGCGATTACGATTAATTTCATTCTGCCGCGCATGATGCCCGGTGATCCTGCTGATGCCATGTTTGCTAAGTTCCAGGGGCAGCTGACGCCTGCTGCACTGAATGCGATGAAGAAAGCATATGGGATAGGCCAATCCAGCTTGTGGCAGCAATATCTTGATTATTTACACGGTCTGCTGACTTTTCATTGGGGATTGTCTTTCATGCAATACCCAACACCTGTAAGTGATATGATTCGGGGAAGTATGCCTTGGACAATTGGGTTAGTGGGAATTTCTACGCTGCTTTCTGTTTTGATTGGAACAACGTTAGGTGTGTATATTTCATGGAAGAGAAAAGGCTTTTTAGACAATACCCTGCCCGTCGTATCCATGATCTTTCAAGCCATGCCATACTTTTGGGTTGCCTTGATTTTTGTATTTATTTTTGGTTTTAAGCTTAATTGGTTTCCAATGGCTCACGGTTATGATCCGTCCCTATCGCCGGGATTTAACGGAACTTTTTTAATCAGTATATTAAATCATGCTTTCTTGCCGGGGATTACGTTATTGCTTGGATCATTAAGCGGGTGGATTGTGGGAATGCGCAATAATATGATGTACACGCTCGGAGAGGACTATGTCACGTTTGCCGAAGCCAAGGGAGTAAGCACGCAGCGTTTAATGTTTAAATATGCTGCGCGAAATGCCATTCTTCCGCAATTAACCAGTTTCGCGATTGCCATCGGAAATGTTGTCAGTGGTTCTATCTTAACGGAACAGGTTTTTTCTTATCCGGGAATTGGAAATCAACTGACATCTGCTGTGCAATCACAGGACTTTCCAATGATTCAGGCCTCTTTTCTTTTAATTGCAGTTGCTGTACTTGTGGCTAACTTAATCGTTGATTTGTTGTATAGTCGCCTGGATCCGCGGATTCGCACTGGAAGGGGAGTAGAGGGATGA
- a CDS encoding GH1 family beta-glucosidase codes for MKAFPESFKWGAATASYQIEGGGHEEGRGESIWDRFARQPGKVYKQQNGEIACDHFHRYPEDVQLMDELGIQSYRFSFAWPRLFPEEGKFNSEGLEFYKRLLDELEAKGITPAATIYHWDLPIWLQDKGGWTNRETVDHFVAYANVLFEAFGSRIKSWITHNEPWCAAFLGYALGVHAPGRTDWNEALIASHHLLLSHGKVVEAFRSMGLDGEIGITLNLTPAVPATNAQKDAAAAKRSDGFANRWFLDPIFKGNYPEDMMALYEKRFGPLHFVKEGDLDSISGQLDFLGINYYTHSIIEEDENDDILRAANISETENVTDMGWGIHPESLYHLLTRIKTEYTDIPLYITENGAAFQDQKMDGKVEDHDRIKYLQDHFSAAHRFIEENGNLKGYYVWSFMDNYEWAFGYSKRFGIIYVDYETLERTPKESYKWYQEVIRKNQIN; via the coding sequence ATGAAGGCATTTCCAGAATCATTTAAGTGGGGGGCAGCTACTGCCTCCTACCAGATTGAAGGCGGCGGACATGAAGAAGGAAGAGGAGAGTCTATCTGGGACCGTTTTGCCCGTCAACCGGGAAAGGTTTACAAACAACAAAACGGAGAGATTGCCTGCGATCATTTTCACCGATATCCGGAAGATGTCCAGCTGATGGACGAGCTTGGAATTCAGTCTTATCGTTTTTCTTTTGCATGGCCCAGGCTTTTTCCTGAGGAAGGAAAGTTTAATTCTGAAGGTCTTGAATTTTATAAGCGCTTATTAGATGAATTAGAGGCAAAGGGAATCACGCCGGCTGCCACAATCTATCATTGGGACTTGCCAATATGGCTTCAGGACAAAGGCGGGTGGACCAATCGCGAAACAGTCGATCACTTTGTAGCGTATGCCAATGTGCTGTTTGAAGCTTTTGGAAGCCGAATTAAATCCTGGATTACTCATAATGAGCCATGGTGTGCAGCATTTCTGGGTTATGCGCTCGGTGTTCATGCTCCTGGCCGTACAGATTGGAATGAAGCATTAATTGCGTCGCATCATTTACTGTTATCTCATGGCAAAGTTGTAGAAGCATTCCGCTCAATGGGATTGGACGGTGAGATTGGCATCACCCTGAATTTGACACCAGCAGTACCTGCAACAAATGCTCAAAAGGATGCTGCAGCAGCTAAGCGCTCGGATGGTTTTGCCAACAGGTGGTTCCTGGATCCGATTTTTAAAGGGAACTACCCGGAAGACATGATGGCACTATATGAAAAAAGATTTGGACCCCTTCACTTTGTAAAAGAGGGGGATCTTGATTCGATATCCGGCCAATTGGATTTTTTGGGTATTAACTACTATACTCACAGCATTATTGAAGAAGATGAAAATGATGATATTTTAAGAGCAGCGAACATTAGCGAAACAGAAAATGTGACCGACATGGGCTGGGGTATTCATCCGGAATCCCTCTATCATTTATTAACCCGCATCAAAACAGAGTATACAGATATACCGCTATATATTACGGAAAATGGCGCTGCATTCCAGGATCAAAAAATGGATGGGAAGGTTGAAGATCATGACCGAATTAAGTATCTCCAAGATCATTTTTCAGCCGCACACCGATTCATCGAAGAAAATGGGAATCTAAAAGGATACTATGTCTGGTCGTTTATGGATAATTATGAATGGGCATTTGGGTATTCAAAACGGTTTGGTATTATTTATGTCGATTATGAAACACTTGAGCGTACACCAAAGGAAAGCTATAAATGGTATCAGGAAGTAATTCGGAAAAATCAAATTAACTAA
- a CDS encoding LacI family DNA-binding transcriptional regulator — MLTIYDIAKKAGVSAATVSKVLNGRSDVGKSTIETVKRIIEESGYQPNSIARGLATKKSKTVGVFFQDHLNTGFRHHFLQDILASFKDVIGESGYDLMFFANNHPDNQAETFEARAKNRNVDGLFLLGVPRNDPNLKGIVQSRIPCMSIDLDLKGPNANYLCSDNIGGAKMAIDYLVKMGHSKIAFISDVYVTKPGLDRLIGFKEAMAYHELPIMEEWILPGDFSEKGGYLSVKQLIESGCLPTAVFCAGDMMAIGAMEAMREKGLKIGEDISLIGFDDITLLKYITPKLTTIRQRKEEMGQLAAKELLRLMNVPHYSSSPFTIETELVIRDTVTRIIN; from the coding sequence ATGCTAACAATCTATGATATTGCAAAAAAAGCCGGTGTCTCAGCGGCGACGGTTTCTAAGGTCTTAAACGGAAGATCAGATGTAGGGAAAAGTACCATTGAGACAGTAAAACGAATTATAGAAGAATCGGGCTATCAGCCTAATTCAATTGCGAGGGGGCTGGCAACAAAGAAATCTAAAACGGTGGGTGTTTTTTTTCAAGATCACTTAAACACGGGCTTTCGGCATCATTTTCTTCAAGACATACTGGCAAGCTTTAAAGATGTCATTGGCGAAAGCGGTTATGACTTAATGTTTTTTGCAAATAATCATCCTGATAACCAGGCGGAAACATTTGAAGCACGAGCGAAAAATAGAAATGTCGATGGATTATTTCTGCTGGGTGTCCCCCGTAACGATCCAAATTTAAAGGGAATTGTACAAAGCCGCATTCCTTGTATGTCAATCGATTTGGATTTAAAAGGGCCGAATGCCAATTATCTTTGTTCCGACAATATAGGAGGGGCAAAAATGGCAATTGATTACTTAGTCAAAATGGGCCACTCAAAAATAGCCTTTATTTCAGATGTTTATGTAACAAAACCGGGCCTCGATCGGTTAATTGGCTTTAAAGAAGCGATGGCATATCACGAGCTGCCTATAATGGAAGAATGGATTCTTCCAGGTGATTTCTCCGAAAAAGGCGGATATCTTTCCGTTAAACAATTGATAGAAAGCGGCTGTCTACCTACTGCAGTTTTTTGTGCGGGAGACATGATGGCAATTGGTGCAATGGAAGCCATGAGGGAAAAAGGTTTGAAAATAGGAGAGGATATTTCTTTAATAGGGTTTGATGATATCACTCTACTAAAATATATTACTCCAAAACTAACAACCATAAGGCAAAGGAAAGAGGAAATGGGCCAATTGGCTGCAAAGGAACTGCTTAGGCTTATGAATGTTCCGCATTACTCTTCCAGTCCGTTTACGATTGAAACGGAATTAGTGATTCGTGATACGGTTACAAGGATAATAAACTGA